The genomic DNA GCTTCTGTAAGTTGATCATGTAACACAGGccaaatacacaaatatgaataaaatgtcacaGGATACTGCAGTGGTAATAAAACCAGCTCATCAAAATAAGACTCAATGAAATTTTCATAATTCTTTTTGGCTAATTCGTGGGTTATGTTTCAGTCTGAGTTTCACTCTGCTTCAGCTCAGTTTTGCTGTTTGTCCACTCCTGATAGGAATATGTGACTCTTAAGCTGATGCCCGtcacccatagactgtatatatgaCTTCCTCACACTTTCCAAAATTAAGCCAAATTATCCTGGATGAGGATGCTGCCTACACATGactgagaaaacactgaaaatgttgaaaaatgtcctCTCACACTATGTTTAACAAAGCGGggaaaacaattcctggatctgcccactgatctggatctgcaccaaaagttTATGGGTTAAttcctgacccataatgcattcttccaccaagttttgggATAATCTGTTGAactgtttttgcataatcctgctaacaaacaaacaaatgaacaaacaaacaaatgcagatatCTTCGCCAAAAAATGAAATACCCAAATGTGAAAAGAGCAAATCAGAATTCAATTTGTCAGACTGCAATATGGCATCATGGTGAAGATGCCCAAACAGCAACGTGCAGTGTCACAGAGATGGGAAAAGATACTGATGAGTCTAGTTTGTTTTAAGTGGCAACAGGCAGGTTATCTGCTTGATTGCACAGTGTAATGACTAACGAAATAATCCACCATCTGTGTTTACACTGGTTCCCTGTGAGTGTTGTTTCACTAATTCTTTCTGCCACCAGGCATGTGATTTTGCTGGAAAAATGAAGGCGTGATTTATGGCACACAGGAAGTGCGTCTGCCAGTGCACAACCAAAGCAGATGATTGTGCTTTTCTTTGCTCTGGTAGCTCAAAGAAGCTTTACCCAGGTAGAGGAAATGGTAAATGATGGAGAAACTACCTGACAATGgaaatagagcccagttgtcaGAGGatgtgtaaagaaaaaagacagacaaatgGTGAGAGCTCTGGGACTTCAGTAATAATTCAGTAATCAGTTATAATAAAACCTGCCTGCTTCTTAATACTACTGGGTGTTTCACTCTGCTGTTATCACAGCCCTGAGATCCTGGGTTGGAGCttgaatttagatttttacgGCCGTGTCTCACTTTGGACTGCAGCCATGTTTTGATCCAATCCTCTGACAGAAGCACCAACAGTAATCCCACTCGTCCATTTCCACTAAATTTGATTGCTTTACAATTTAGATTTTATCACTTGTGTTGTTTCTACTCTTCAACagtccaaaaaacaaaaccacaatgcAGTGAGAGTTCTGTCCTCACCaaccctctttctttttctctgcatgCTCACTGCTCTACCACACATATGTTGAACTACACTTATTACAAAGAGTGCCCTGCTTCCAAAATGCGGGGATACATGAGAAAACGTCAGATATTATCCTCTGACTGCCTTATGTAACTCTTGGGCGTGTGTCAGGGATAATCCTCTTAGAGAGGAGAAGAGTCGCCTTAATAGGAAACAAAACACCATTTGTCTGCTCTGCCCCCTGCTTTTAATAATCAAAATGGAGTTTGTATGGAGGCCACATCCCCAGAGTAATCCACGCTGAAGGACAAGCCTCTACACTCAACCTTTGATTATTTACATGTTCAAAATTACCACTCAGTTATAGGCCTCAGATAAATAGATGTGTTTGGGTGATAAAAAACTTCTGGAGGATGTTTAACACAATGAAATACTATTGTGAGTGATGTCGGTGCAGATGCTTTATCCACAGCAAAAAAGGTCTGTGAGGCGAAGAAGGTCATGTAAATGTACATTAATTATATATTCACTCAAATGTGAAATATAGTTTGATCGATTTTCCAGATTTCCAGTGAGCAAGCTCATTAAAGTGTCTTGAAGGCAGAGTTATGTTTCATCATAAATCACAGGTCAGTAAGGACGATTGTAAAAACCCACTTGTGCACTGAGACGGATAACAAGCTGCTTAGCCAGTGAGACCAGCTTCATGGTCCACAAAGTGTGTATAAAACCTCCACTCTGTGTTGAGGCAACGACGTGTGAATGTTAGAGGACACGCAGACTGTCACATTTCAATTCAACAATATCACATCATAGCAGTAGCATCAGAAAGGGAGTCTAATGAAAGCCATTTTTCTGAATTTACTGATCTCAAAAGGGCTTAaaccttcctgtttgtgttgttttaggtTTGACCTGccctaaataataatgttaCAATGACAAGTAGATGAAGACATCTGCTTCTTCAGTGCAActcagctctctgtctctccctggtGGTCGAAcagatacattttctttgtgtgtgtgtgtgtttatattcagCAGTGAAAAAGTCATAAATAGAGGTAAGCTGATTAGTTAGACCACATTTagttcaacaaaataaaaaggaaataaaggcttcaacattttctcttccctctttatCTTACGCCAGGCAGAGTGGTGCAGGTTATCAATCGCCATTTAGAAATAGGTAGTAATTATAACCGAACAGTTATGTGAAAGaataaatcatgaaaataaatcaggatTTGGTTTTCTGGTTCAGGGAGGTGGTGGTGTTTTAGTGTAGAGACTGCTGCTTTTATCTCAATAGCATTAgagcaaaactttattttttatctggCTTTAATTTTTGTGAAAACTTAAGAaagcttttcttgtttttagtgGAGTTTCAATGATAGGAGTGTCACGATTAAGTTGTTGGATGTAAAACCATCAACATTTTTAACTTTATCATATGAATCTTACACCACAAATTAATTTATTACAGAAGAGGAAAGTACTGAAAACAAAAGTTTATGTGACTGTTTGAGTAAAACTAtatataacaaacacacacacacaaacaattcaaaGTCAATTTCTttacaataaataatgtttattacTGCAATTATCAATCTAAATTCAAATACATTTGCAATGTAAGCAAACTGTGGACACAGCCGCAGCTTGAGTAGAATAActcttaaattattttaattttattgcaCTACACTATAGCAGAGCAGAGGGTCTGACATTCATTtaattatctttatttacaataaagCAAAATGTGAACTCCTTAAACAAGGAGCAATGTAAACAGGGTTTGTCATTCAGTAAGCTCCGCAGAGTGATTTTCTCACATCTGAAAGAAGAAATCGGTAAAAGCTGAGCCTTGCTTAAAACCTACATTCAGGATCTGAAGACATACGCTGTTGACAGTCCAAAGTGGTCGAAAACCATCCgcataaaaactttattttctttattttttttagcaaaACCTGTTGCCAAATGTTCAAGAGAACATCTCTCATGGTGCAGACTCAGGCGCTCCAGGATCGCTGTGACCCTGCTGGGTGCAGTTCGTCAACTGTCCACTTGGAGTTGCTGGTCTGACGTGGCAGGAGCAGGCTGAGAGTGCAAGGGTCTAGTATCATGCAGGAAACCCAGCACTCATCACTTTCCTTCACTGTGCATTGAAAATCAAACACCAGCTGATGACCTGGAAATAAGAGAAACGTTACGGTGAGTCTAAACAAGTGAACTTTGaaattcatttgaatgttttctaCTTCTTGGGTCTCATTTTCTATAGTCTTGTCAATTATTCCTGACATTTTATCTTTCCTTTGATGTACTTTGACTTTGgccattaaaaaataatgttttattattactgtCAAGAGTTTAAGGACCTGAATGTTTAAATATACAAGTTAACACTATTCCTTAGAGCAAACcccagataagaaaacattggtTAATATCAGATTTTTTGcaatatcttcttaaattcagctggtgaatgaggcccaataaatgaaaacaatatttaagAATGTGTGGTTGTACCAGTGTGGTGCGTTCAGGGCCATTCCTTGTGGTGAGCCCTaactttcctcttcttctcgttCTTCTCCTTCTGCAGTCTCTCCAGCTCGGCCTCATACATCATCTCCTGGATCAAATATTTCTCCCTGCGCATACGGTCCCGCAGGTCCTTGGGAAGATCTGGGATCAGGTAGGCGATCAGGGTCTTGATGGCAAAGACCATGTGCTGTAAACAGTTATCACAAATGTCAGAGGAACACTCCCAAAACAGAGGGAATACTCAGAATATTCTGGACCACATTCTTAAAGCGATATTTTGGGGAAAAAACTAACTCTAGGACTGTGTCGCCCACCGTGAGATAGAGACAGATGAATAATGGTAACTTAATTACTGTAAATTCTATAAAAGGGAAACGTCCAATTCACAAACATAtgtccaaaataaaatataaggtCTATAAAACTGAAGTAGATTGAAATGGCTAAACCTTTCTTAACAGATTACCTCTACAAAGTTTATATAGCAGACACCGAACGACGTCAGGCTGAGAGCAGTGCAGGTGAACCTACACAGTAAAGCTGTGAGCCATAACAACCAAATTTGGGGATTCATCTGACtaagtttttcaacattttagttAATATCTAAAGAAATAATGCAGATATGTTGCATTATTTTTGCATTATTGCACAGTTGGACTTTggtggaggttttgttttcgcctgtctgtttgtttgttggtttgtacttttgtttgtaagcaagatttcGATAAATGGGTGATGGAATCCATAAAAGTGTGGTGCAGATCCTAATcaggggacagatccaggatttttatttcatttaattgttgatttctaagagaataattcagggatcttgatgaaaaaagtcaAGCATGCAAAGACGACTGATATTTGCGGAATTTGGTGAAGATCCCAATAAAAAtctagagtttttttttatgatcaACACCTTTTACATCACACACAGTAATTCTATCAATGGTTGGAAACCAAAAAAAGATGAGTGCAGCTTTACTTGTCTGGCTAGTAGTGCTGATTGATGTTCACTAACAGTCTAAATGAAGTGTCTCctcaaacagacagacatgaatTGTATGGTTAACCTTCCAACACAAAGGCTAAATTGAATCCTGCAGTTAGTCCTGTTTCAAGCccttttcaaatataaatccaAGAGAGCCAGTTTGAGCTATCAGGTTAAATCTATCAttgataaaaacaatataacagATTCCAGTTCTGAGCTCAGCTTGCTGTCTGGAGTCATGAATCACAGACTGACctcaaaaacaataatgaacGCAAGTCGAGCTGCCAGGACGTGCCAGAACTGCAGAGTGTACGAGTAGGGCTCGGCAGAGTCTGGAGGCTCCCTGTAGTCACGATACCTGGAGGGTCACAACGTGGAGGTCAAAGTTCATGACATGATGATATCCACTCATGTTAGTGATTCAACCACTGACACAAAAGtcaacaaattaaacaaaagtaaaaactaCCGGTGTTCAGCTCAGGCTGATGACAATATATGTatagatgaaagaaagaaattattaGTAATTGTCATATTACACCTCAAAATAAATTTAGtatgcaaaacatgtttttagctTGTACCTAGCTACGTGGTTTATCTACAGCAGCAGCTTtcctggttcaggaagccgagGATCATGGGTAAATCCGCTGTTCATTGGTGCTTCAGTTCAGTAAGTTGGACTGCACAGTCAAAGCTCCGGATTTGTTTGTTCTCTATATGAAAACCACTTAATCCCTCAGACATGGAGCCCAACAGAATTAATAACCACAtatggctgcagagggcgctgttgctcagtaaaagttacatagtgttgaTTTTATCAGGATCATCAGTGAAGTGATGGATGAACAACATAAAATAGGTCATGTCATCCGTTTTGGAGTTGCACAAATGcctgcagccaaatccagttaaaaatgaacatgtttccatttccaacagatgtttctgtttttggaaACTGTGCTCGAAGCTCGGCCACAGAAACCTCACGGTAACCTACCTGCAGTACTTCACAGCCTCTCCAAAAAGCTCAGAGCCATTTGTCCCATACTGCGATCTCCTCTCAAAGTCAGACACCCGGAACACTGAGAGACTGGCGTTGACGTAACCCATCATACATCTGAGGATAACACGAGAAATGAGTTTATCCAGCGCTTCCTGTGTCTTAAAACATGTTTAGgtttatttcacaaaaacaaacaaacacacaacataactAAATTAAAGGAATGCCTTGTTTGATTCTCACTCACCCCTCCCCTGCTCGTCCCTGACCAGCACAAGGTCCATACTTGTAGGCGTAAACAAGACGTGGGATGAAGTCTGAGGTAACGGCGATGACGAAGGCATTGGTGATGACAGACAGGATGCCGATGCCTTCCAGGATGCCATACCAGATCCCtgccacaaatacacacattcactttcACACCAAATTGATAGGATAGAGATAAATGTACCATATATTATTTACCCACCAATGTCTTTGGCTTGTGATGGCAGAGGTCGGCGCCACTGTGTGACAAACTTGTAGGCGTCTAAACGAATCTCAATGATGTTGTTGAGCAGGGCTAAGAGAGGCGCCAGAGGGAACGCTGCCACAAAGATGGTGGTGAAGCCGAACTGCAAAACTGAAAGATAAAGATGTAAAAAAGGATTTAGGAATCCTGTAGTTAGCTTAtgttcctcccacagtccaaagacatgcagattggttAGGGTAATTGGAGACTATAAATTGACTGTGGGTGTGTGCCTGTGTATACTTTGCATTATACCATCATTTACTTACTTTTTCAAAGCTTACTTAAAAGTATTGAATAAGATGaaatgttaatatatatttacacactaACAGACAAAATTTCCCTAGATATACTTCACAGCAGATCACTGTCACAATTACATAACACAGACTGAAGCTGCTTGGCcaccaaatgaaaatgttcaaaaattCTGTTGCAGAAGATTAAATTGCTGAGTACATTTGGGATACTCTTATAAACATAAACCAATTACTAAAGGCTGTGGTTCGAACATGggtcaaaaacatttttggaacTAAAAAGTGTGTTCTGCGCTTTAGCTGCTACTTACTCATCTCTAGGTATTCATCGAAGAGTCCGTAGGCATTCATTGGCTGCAGGTTGTAATCCCTCTCCCACTGTGGGAAGCTGGCCTTGGCGTTCGGTCCGTGCTCTCTCCTCAGCCGCCGCCGTGTCCACCAGTTCTGGATCAGCCTAGACAAACAACACCAGTGGAAACATGCAGCAGGAAATGGCAGAAACCAATGATCCCGCATGGAGACATTACAGTATTACTCATTATTCTGCAATCAAGACCACAGTACAGTGATTCCACATCTGgctgaaaatgtatttggttGCAATGAAGATTAAAAAGGCAAAACCTTGGAACTCACGGGTAGCCAAGCTCCATAAAGTTGTTCCAGGTCTGTTTTAGCACCATGATGATCCCCATCTGCATACACAGGTCAATGAGACAACCACTGGGGTGACACTGCAGAGACGAGGATAGAGAGAAGGATGTGGGATCGACACCGGAAACCACACATATCAGTTAATTCAGAACCACACAGACCTTGATTAAGTGTGTGTTCAAAATGATTTCAAGCAACACATGAGTTGTGTTTTGACTAAAGCTCCAGCAGGGATGAGTTCTACATAAATTCAAAAACTGTTGCAGAGTAGAGACATTAGCCACAGTTAttttacagtacacacacactatacataCCTCTAcatatacacattttaaatgatcacaGTCCCTACTTTTaatatcttttatatttgtgtcAGTCCACAGTCCAGCACTGCATCCCAAAATGTCTGTGAGTGATTGTGTTCACAAGTTATTAAGCTGTGTAAAGGACTGAAGTTACAACATTGTTTGGCCGGCCCAGTTTCTTCATTGGCCATTATTTTTTCACAATAAACTGGCACCATAATTTTCTGTTATGGGCGGCACAGTGGTCCTGTGGTTAGCATTGTCGCCTCACAACAAGACAGTTCGAGATTGGAATGTGGGGTCTCGCTGTGCGgaatttgcatgttctccccgtgtctgcATGGGTTTTTTATCTGGGTTAGGTTTACTGGAAACTCTAAATTGACGTGAGTGCGACTGTGTGGATGGTtctgtgatacactggcgacctgtccaatGTGAGCCTGGTTCCTAtctccccctgtgaccctcaaaggataagcagtacacataatggatggatggatggactttCTATTAGCTGACCCCTTTATTGACATTTGTCAAAAATGTGCCTAGTGACACATCCGGTGACTTTTTGGACAAACTACTAGATTAGAAATAGGTGTATTGCAATGTATTGATGATAGTTGTAATATTTACAAATGTCTACCCTATCATTTCTACCCTATGTGCAGGGCAAAGCTCTCCCTCACTCGctttctctcttgtctcttGGCTCGCAGGTCTTTTTGGGAAGCTAATGTCAATGACAGTTAAGTGTGCTGTGTACTCTGTTGAAGGAGGAAATGGAATAGTAGAACACCGAGCTGTCAAACATGGCATCTAGCTACAGATTGTGTACATAGTCTTAAAAAAGATTGTAGTACTTTGACGTTATTTTGCCAGTAATTTACAAGCTTTACAAAGCTGACATCAAATCTAAGTTCTAACTTGTTGATTTCTTGAATATAAGGCAAGTACCTTTAATGGGCACTTTTGTAAACAAGCTAATTTACATTGAAGAAGCAGCACAGTCCTCTAATGAGAGAACCTTTTAGACATTTCCCTGGAGCTTTTAGCCTATTTTGCAAATTCTCATTCAAGGCACAAACCCTCCAAGCACAATCATGACTCTGCACAGCTACAAATGGCTGACTGGGGCTACACTTGTACTGCACATGTCACATTTACAGAgattttccatttccatttctgTAGCCGGGGGAACAAGTGGGAGCGCATTAGCTCATCACCTAAAAGCACCACCTCAGGCTCCTTTGTCCCCTCGGACCACTTCAGCGTTTGTTCTTTCCCCACATGTTCCCATAAGCGAGCAACACTTCCTGCTGATGGCAGTTGAATGCCTGATGGTGGAGCAGACTGTAATAGCTAAATGTCTAAACCAGAAATACTTGGATCCATAATGCTTTGCTGTTATTTTCCCATGGGGATGCACTACTCACTTCTTCCAGTTTCCAGCGATTGATGAGGCGTAGATATGCGCCAGGCCGCCCTGTGAACCTGCCAACCGaggaaaaaaattacaattaGAGTAAAGTCTGTTTCTCCTATGTCAGGTGGCAGGAAGAATATCAATTtgaattgtattgttttattttattttattgagaaACCAAAAGCAACAGTGTCACAAAAAAACATGCTACACATAGCATAGACATTCCTCAGCCTCCAGCTGTAAATGTATCAGTATGGATGTGATGCTTAATGCAACAAAGGCCTTACGCATGGAATCCATAAAACATTATTCTAAAAAAACCTTCATATTGAGTTATTACAATAACTCTGTGAGCTGATATAGCTAATATTTACTCTGTCATCCTTAGGGTATTCTATAAAATGAGTAAATATTCAAAACGCCTCTATTCAGACTATGTACACAACTACACGTTTATTCCAAGGTATTCATTATCCTCTTAAACTCTCAAGCAACCTCTCTTTTCTGTTATTACCTCCGGCTAcggggttatgttttcacccgtctgtttgttggctggtttgtttggtttgcaTAAACTACTTGATGGAAAAAACTTGGTGAGAGGACGCAACAtgggtatgggtcaggaaagaacctaTTAAATGGATTATTGGTACAGAACCAGATCAGGGGGTGAATCCAggaattttctttcactttctttcccaTTGCAacgtttttttttcaacatttgcttCGATTTCTTCTTGATGGAAAAAGCCAGAcatgttcaggggactgatTTTTATGACcagtgtaatttggtgcagatccaaataaaaatctttatttagtgaatttaaatgtggtgtcacaacaggactgttgggccttgacggaGGTATGCCATAGTAGTTTAGCCTTTGTTTAAAATCATTGAAATATTATTTGTCATTTCTCTTATTTAATGATTTTCATCAcctgtcatttatttttcatctttttactGACTAAACTAAACTTAACAACAAAATCAGTCCACTCCTGCAGTACCACCTTTTGTTCTCTATATGGGACTTTCTCACCTCCCCAAAAAGAAGGCGATGTAGAAAGTTGAACTGTTGAGGTTGACAAACTGAAAAAGGAACATCTTGAGAGTAAAGCTGTTCTCCCACTCTGACTCCGTCCTTGGCTGCTCTGTGGAGgttcagagagagaaacaagcaACAGTGACCCGAACAGATAAAATGAGATGTAAATATGGATAAAAATGTGCGGCATCAAATATTTAGCCAATGTCATGTAAGTTAAATCTGCTTTCAAAACTCACTTTCAGCTTCAACAATACTCAATCTGCTAGTATAGTTAACTTACCTAAGTTGGTGAGAAGAAGAGCTACTTTTTCATAGAGCTAGGGGAAAAATACATCACAATACAATTGTTATAATTTAATTGTTGCTCACAGCCAAGTTACGTGTGTTGTGTACTTTTGCGTCTCTGGGTCTTGGCTGTCATGTGTTAGAATTATCTCAGCTCCTAAATTAATTGTTTATTGACCTTTTCTCTCAGCACTGCAGCTGTCGGTGGGCGGCACAAACTCACCACGTTGAGgagcatgatgatgcagaagtTGATGCAGACTGCCGTGCCCGTGGTCGCCACCTGAGAGTTGTTCCTGATGAGAGCCCAGCCGAAGGCGGCAAAGGTGCTGACGGTGATCACACGGTAAATGACGATGCCAAACACAGCGGCAATCACCACCAGAATCTGTGACATCAGAGTGTTGTGCAAAAggtattaaaacaaatacagcaaTATATAAAACTTAGACTGTATGCAACCTGGGGCAAGCCCCTCTTAGTTTGTTCATACAGAATTTAAAACTGGCTTCTAGGcaaataaatggaaaatattcaaaaatagacaaaagacaaaaacaatgtaGTAACAatactttcttttaaattatttatggCTGTAAGACACAATAAATGCAAACATGATAGTTACGCACATGcttattgacatttatttacCACTGAACCTCACCATGAAGAAAATTCCAGATGCTGAGACAACAAGACGACTGTATTTGTCGGTGAAGGCTTGGTAAGGCTCAGGTTTTCCAGAAATGGGATTCATCCTCTCCTTCTTGGAGTATTTGGCCTCAAACTGAGGACGTATTTCatcctgaaagacaaacaacagggagttcatttaaatccaaataaaaatcgtCTAGATCTAGTGAAATAAATGTCGTCTCATAGGGAGGTAGGGTTTTAATCAGTGGCTGTATGGTAACAAATAAGGCTAGAAACCTGTAACTACCACCAATGTGTAGCTATGAGGCTTGTTTTAGtttaagtggactgttgggccttgacggaagtatgtgctctactgagtgcaattctagttGTTTCTGTGGTACTTTGCAGCAGGTACCTGTGGGTTTTTCTGGCATTGTTCTAACAAAGGACTGAATAGAGGGACAGGGTTTGGCTGAAAGGTGAGTGGGCAGGGCCTGATGACAACAGTCCCAGCAATGTTGTCACCAGTGACATTATGACCCTGGCCACCAAGTCAGACCTGAGGTTCTGAAAgccttcattttgttttcaaaagtgTTGAAATTGTAAATTTTCTGTGTAATCGACAACAATCccacctttttaaaaatatacgCCTACAGACTCACgtaaaaaaaggaagaaagcaAATATTCCTGAAGGCCAAAACTGTTCTTGAGACAGAAatccttttgtttgtgtttttaatcaaataaaagccTCAAAGCCTCAAAAGAGCAACAAGttatttgcattaaaaaaacatcatggtGGAAATACAAACGGCTGAAACTTTGTCTTTTGCTTATCATGACATTCTTTGTACTTGATgtagaaaaaacaaattttaaatgaCCGTAACTAcatcacctcctcttcctcccagtCGATGAGATCCCAGTCATAAGCAAGGACAGCTCTGCGTCTTTTCCAGAACTCTAGAAAGACTGTTGCTGAAACACATCAATAAAACGGCATCAGGAACTGAACAGTACTCCTCAATATTCTATGACTGACTGATAAGGCAGCAGAAAAACTGAACATAACATGTATTATGGATATATTATCACCTTTTAGCTTTTCATGTGCTCGTGGCTTTTAATGTAATGTCACAGAAGTCCAATGT from Paralichthys olivaceus isolate ysfri-2021 chromosome 23, ASM2471397v2, whole genome shotgun sequence includes the following:
- the LOC109637566 gene encoding anoctamin-4 isoform X2, which translates into the protein MEESSAEAPDSSTQDNVPPLAVRDVKVLLQRERSDGTSTPSRDDDSTLLNPATHSSILDDNTKSDCSPSEGRSKSSGLCFSDGKSRIDYILVYRKSSSLSEKREVFERNIRAEGLQMEKEASLTNSDVIFLKVHAPWDVLCRYAELMNIRMPFRRKIFYMHRRHKFMSRMEKRINKFRGWLPQKPMKFDNNTLPDLEENESFTAPFSRSRIHHFIIHNKETFFNNATRSRIVHHILQRVKYEEGKNKMGLNRLLSNSSYEAAFPLHEGSYHSKNSIRTHGAENHRHLLYECWAWWGVWYKYQPLDLIRRYFGEKIGLYFAWLGWYTGMLFPAALVGLLVFLYGVFTLDHCQVSKEICQATDIIMCPICDQYCPYLRLSDSCIYAKVTHLFDNGATVFFAVFMAVWATVFLEFWKRRRAVLAYDWDLIDWEEEEDEIRPQFEAKYSKKERMNPISGKPEPYQAFTDKYSRLVVSASGIFFMILVVIAAVFGIVIYRVITVSTFAAFGWALIRNNSQVATTGTAVCINFCIIMLLNVLYEKVALLLTNLEQPRTESEWENSFTLKMFLFQFVNLNSSTFYIAFFLGRFTGRPGAYLRLINRWKLEECHPSGCLIDLCMQMGIIMVLKQTWNNFMELGYPLIQNWWTRRRLRREHGPNAKASFPQWERDYNLQPMNAYGLFDEYLEMILQFGFTTIFVAAFPLAPLLALLNNIIEIRLDAYKFVTQWRRPLPSQAKDIGIWYGILEGIGILSVITNAFVIAVTSDFIPRLVYAYKYGPCAGQGRAGEGCMMGYVNASLSVFRVSDFERRSQYGTNGSELFGEAVKYCRYRDYREPPDSAEPYSYTLQFWHVLAARLAFIIVFEHMVFAIKTLIAYLIPDLPKDLRDRMRREKYLIQEMMYEAELERLQKEKNEKKRKVRAHHKEWP